In Burkholderia sp. GAS332, one DNA window encodes the following:
- a CDS encoding HAD-superfamily subfamily IB hydrolase, TIGR01490, producing MSRNLALFDLDHTLLPLDSDQAWAHFIAGLGIEGAAQHAEEIDDYYRQYVAGTLDMTAYLNYTLAPLARHSREQLDAWHAQFMEEVIAPAILPAARELVQRHIEAGDLCCIVTATNVFITKPIGKALGFEHLLGIDLGTEGGDPLAHFTGHAVGVPTFREGKITRTESWLASLGHRLQDFPQSWFYSDSINDVPLLERVTHPVATNPDPRLRAIATERGWPVIELFA from the coding sequence ATGAGCCGCAACCTTGCGCTGTTTGACCTGGACCATACGCTGCTGCCACTCGACAGCGATCAGGCGTGGGCCCACTTCATCGCCGGATTGGGTATAGAAGGCGCTGCGCAGCACGCGGAAGAAATCGACGATTACTACCGGCAGTATGTGGCCGGCACGCTCGATATGACCGCCTATCTGAACTACACCTTGGCGCCGCTGGCTCGCCACTCGCGCGAACAGCTCGACGCGTGGCATGCGCAGTTCATGGAGGAGGTGATTGCGCCGGCGATTCTGCCGGCCGCGCGGGAACTCGTGCAACGTCATATCGAAGCAGGCGACCTGTGCTGCATCGTCACCGCCACCAACGTCTTTATCACGAAGCCGATCGGCAAGGCGCTCGGCTTCGAACATCTGCTAGGGATCGATCTCGGCACCGAAGGCGGCGATCCTTTGGCGCACTTTACCGGACACGCCGTTGGCGTGCCGACTTTCCGCGAAGGCAAGATCACCCGCACCGAGAGCTGGCTGGCTTCGCTCGGCCATCGTCTGCAAGATTTTCCGCAGAGCTGGTTCTATAGCGACTCGATCAATGACGTGCCCTTGCTGGAGCGCGTCACCCATCCGGTCGCGACCAATCCCGACCCGCGTCTGCGCGCCATTGCCACGGAACGCGGCTGGCCAGTGATTGAACTGTTTGCTTGA
- a CDS encoding lipoic acid synthetase, protein MTDVTANLAASPAPDAVPASAAAYDATAKQKAQAKTARIPIKIVPIEKLKKPDWIRVKAATGNSRFYEIKQILREHNLHTVCEEASCPNIGECFGKGTATFMIMGDKCTRRCPFCDVGHGRPDPLDVDEPGNLARTIAALKLKYVVITSVDRDDLRDGGAAHFVECIRQTRELSPETRIEILTPDFRSRLDRALGILNAAPPDVMNHNLETVPRLYKEARPGSDYAHSLKLLKDFKALHPDVATKSGLMVGLGETEEEILQVMRDLREHNVDMLTIGQYLQPSEHHLPVRSYVHPDTFKMYEEEAYKMGFTHAAVGAMVRSSYHADLQAHGAGVV, encoded by the coding sequence ATGACTGACGTTACCGCGAACCTCGCAGCTTCTCCCGCTCCTGATGCCGTGCCGGCTTCCGCCGCTGCCTACGACGCCACCGCGAAACAGAAAGCGCAAGCCAAAACCGCCCGTATCCCAATCAAGATCGTCCCGATCGAAAAGCTGAAAAAGCCTGACTGGATCCGCGTCAAAGCGGCCACCGGCAATTCGCGCTTCTACGAAATCAAGCAGATTCTGCGTGAGCACAACCTGCACACGGTGTGCGAAGAAGCGAGCTGCCCGAACATCGGCGAATGCTTCGGCAAGGGCACTGCGACGTTCATGATCATGGGCGACAAGTGCACGCGCCGCTGCCCGTTCTGCGACGTCGGCCACGGCCGCCCCGATCCGCTCGATGTGGATGAGCCGGGTAACCTGGCGCGCACCATTGCTGCGCTGAAGCTGAAGTACGTGGTGATCACGAGCGTCGACCGTGACGATTTGCGCGACGGCGGCGCGGCTCACTTCGTGGAATGTATCCGTCAGACGCGCGAACTGTCGCCGGAAACACGCATTGAAATTCTGACGCCGGATTTCCGCAGCCGTCTGGATCGCGCGCTCGGCATTCTGAACGCCGCACCGCCCGATGTGATGAACCACAACCTCGAAACGGTACCGCGCCTGTACAAGGAAGCGCGCCCCGGTTCGGACTACGCGCATTCGCTGAAGTTGCTGAAGGACTTCAAGGCACTGCATCCGGACGTCGCGACCAAGTCGGGCCTGATGGTCGGCCTTGGCGAAACCGAAGAAGAGATCCTCCAAGTGATGCGCGATCTGCGCGAGCACAACGTGGACATGCTGACGATCGGCCAGTATCTGCAGCCGTCGGAACACCATCTGCCGGTGCGCTCGTACGTGCATCCGGACACGTTCAAGATGTACGAAGAAGAAGCGTACAAGATGGGCTTCACGCACGCCGCAGTGGGCGCGATGGTTCGCTCGAGCTACCACGCCGATCTGCAGGCGCATGGAGCCGGGGTGGTTTGA
- a CDS encoding lipoyl(octanoyl) transferase has protein sequence MCATPVSPSPLPATAPLTLRWLGSEPYEASFEAMRAFTDARTADTPDEIWLVEHPPVFTLGQAGDPAHLLAADSGIPLVKVDRGGQITYHGPGQVVAYLLLDLRRRKLMVREMVTRIEQAVIDTLAAYNLAGERKAGAPGIYVAPGPDAGLHAGAKIAALGLKIRNGCSYHGVSLNVNMDLRPFLAINPCGYAGLETVDMATLGVTAGWDDVARTFAARLTANLDGSPAAVAQPQAGALTA, from the coding sequence ATGTGCGCCACCCCGGTTTCCCCGTCTCCCTTGCCCGCCACGGCGCCGCTTACGCTGCGCTGGCTTGGCAGCGAACCTTACGAAGCCAGTTTCGAAGCGATGCGCGCGTTCACCGACGCGCGTACCGCCGATACACCCGACGAAATCTGGCTGGTCGAACACCCCCCCGTCTTTACGCTCGGCCAGGCCGGCGACCCGGCGCACCTATTGGCGGCCGACAGCGGCATTCCGCTTGTCAAGGTCGACCGGGGCGGGCAGATCACGTATCACGGGCCCGGACAGGTGGTGGCCTACCTGCTGCTGGACCTGCGTCGACGCAAGCTGATGGTGCGCGAGATGGTCACGCGGATCGAGCAGGCCGTGATCGACACCCTCGCGGCGTATAATCTCGCCGGAGAACGCAAGGCGGGCGCCCCCGGTATCTACGTGGCGCCTGGACCGGACGCCGGGCTGCATGCCGGCGCCAAGATCGCCGCGCTGGGTCTGAAAATCCGCAACGGCTGCAGCTATCATGGCGTGAGTCTGAATGTGAACATGGACTTGCGGCCGTTTCTGGCCATCAACCCATGCGGCTACGCGGGGCTCGAAACAGTCGATATGGCAACGCTGGGCGTTACCGCCGGCTGGGACGACGTGGCCCGTACCTTTGCAGCACGCCTCACCGCAAACCTCGACGGCAGTCCCGCGGCCGTCGCCCAACCGCAGGCCGGTGCCCTCACCGCCTGA
- a CDS encoding transcriptional regulator, LysR family — protein sequence MDLRQLPPLNAIKAFEAAARHESFSRAADELFVTHGAVSHQIRALEAELGITLFARDGKRVRLTDTGRRYATRVSTALMALADATREIRAGDRERRLVISMLSSFAARWVTPRIGSFIEAHPQWDLELLSTNALTDFARDDVDVAIRFGYGKYSGLHAELLLEEIFFPACAPNFNGGKLPQTPAELAKAPLLRSDDELWRPWFDAAGLADWPEPKRGVLYQDSSNLLQAAIDGQGIALTRRSLAMHEIAAGRLVRLFDVDGPSPWQYYFICPPQMLETARVKAFRDWVFEEVGRFKQLFERVCEMGPTASVDLTADALRVTPHTRDTKKHQARL from the coding sequence ATGGATCTCCGGCAACTGCCCCCGCTGAACGCCATCAAGGCGTTCGAAGCCGCCGCCCGCCACGAGAGCTTCTCGCGCGCCGCCGACGAACTGTTCGTCACGCACGGGGCCGTCAGTCACCAGATTCGCGCGCTGGAGGCGGAATTGGGCATCACGCTGTTCGCCCGCGACGGCAAGCGCGTACGGCTCACGGACACGGGTCGTCGCTACGCCACGCGCGTGAGCACCGCGCTGATGGCGCTGGCCGACGCCACCCGTGAAATCCGCGCCGGCGACCGCGAGCGGCGGCTGGTCATTTCCATGCTGTCGTCGTTTGCAGCGCGCTGGGTGACGCCGCGCATCGGCAGCTTTATCGAGGCGCATCCCCAGTGGGACCTCGAACTGCTGTCCACTAATGCGCTGACGGACTTCGCGCGCGACGACGTCGACGTGGCGATCCGCTTCGGCTACGGCAAGTATTCGGGGCTGCACGCGGAGTTGCTGCTGGAGGAGATCTTCTTTCCGGCCTGCGCACCGAATTTCAACGGCGGCAAGCTGCCACAAACGCCGGCCGAGCTGGCCAAAGCCCCGCTGCTGCGCTCGGACGACGAACTCTGGCGCCCGTGGTTCGACGCCGCCGGGCTCGCCGACTGGCCAGAGCCGAAGCGCGGCGTGTTGTATCAGGATTCGTCGAATCTGCTGCAGGCGGCCATCGACGGCCAGGGAATCGCGCTCACGCGCCGATCGCTCGCCATGCACGAGATCGCGGCAGGCCGCCTTGTGCGGCTATTCGATGTGGATGGACCGAGCCCGTGGCAGTACTACTTCATCTGCCCGCCGCAGATGCTCGAAACCGCGCGAGTCAAGGCGTTCCGCGATTGGGTATTCGAAGAAGTGGGGCGGTTCAAACAGCTTTTCGAGCGGGTTTGCGAGATGGGGCCTACCGCAAGCGTCGATCTGACGGCGGACGCATTGCGCGTCACACCGCACACCAGAGATACAAAGAAACACCAAGCCAGGCTTTAA
- a CDS encoding D-alanine transaminase: MTAVSDVSLDPIVYLNGELVPLSEARVPVLDRGFIFGDGIYEVAPLYPHADGRTAFRFRHHLARLARSLDKIGIVNPFDDTGWRALIDRVVAANEADAGLRTDQDAIAYVQITRGVAKRGHAFPAGIQPTVFVMVTPLNLPDAAQRARGVRCVTAEDRRWLNCDIKSVSLLGNVLMAQYAAENDAFETIQFRDGMLTEGSSSNVWMVKDGVLYAPPRSHKILEGIRYGLIEELTGECGIRFEAREIAEAELRAADEIIVSSATKEVLPVTQLDGQPVGDGKPGAVFAALYAAYQRAKAKEAHEAQQGVESESRERIIA; this comes from the coding sequence ATGACCGCTGTTTCCGATGTTTCGCTCGACCCGATTGTTTATCTGAACGGCGAGCTGGTGCCCCTGTCCGAAGCGCGCGTGCCGGTTCTCGACCGCGGCTTTATTTTCGGCGACGGGATTTACGAGGTCGCGCCGTTGTATCCGCATGCGGACGGCCGTACGGCGTTTCGCTTCAGGCACCATCTGGCGCGCCTCGCGCGGTCGCTGGACAAGATCGGCATCGTCAATCCGTTCGACGACACCGGCTGGCGCGCGCTGATCGACCGCGTGGTCGCAGCGAATGAAGCGGACGCAGGCCTGCGCACCGATCAGGACGCGATTGCCTACGTGCAGATCACCCGGGGCGTCGCGAAGCGCGGTCACGCGTTCCCGGCCGGCATCCAGCCGACCGTGTTCGTAATGGTCACGCCGCTGAACCTGCCGGATGCGGCACAGCGCGCGCGGGGCGTGCGCTGCGTCACCGCCGAAGACCGTCGCTGGCTGAATTGCGACATCAAATCGGTGTCGCTGCTCGGTAATGTTCTGATGGCCCAGTACGCGGCCGAAAACGACGCGTTCGAGACGATCCAGTTTCGCGACGGCATGCTGACCGAAGGTTCGTCTTCGAATGTCTGGATGGTGAAGGACGGCGTGTTGTACGCGCCGCCGCGCAGCCACAAGATTCTCGAAGGGATTCGCTACGGTCTGATCGAGGAGCTGACGGGCGAATGCGGCATCCGCTTCGAAGCGCGCGAGATCGCCGAGGCTGAGTTGCGGGCGGCCGACGAGATTATTGTCAGCTCCGCCACCAAGGAAGTGCTGCCGGTCACGCAACTCGACGGTCAGCCGGTTGGCGACGGCAAGCCAGGCGCGGTGTTTGCGGCGTTGTACGCGGCTTATCAGCGTGCCAAGGCCAAGGAAGCGCACGAAGCGCAGCAAGGAGTAGAAAGTGAATCCCGCGAAAGAATCATTGCTTGA
- a CDS encoding penicillin-binding protein 6. Serine peptidase. MEROPS family S11 produces MYFFARTDPMRFSTSGRTSFPSVSSFVPPTLTRAVTLGIVLPATLVASTAFAQVPPPAVNARSWVLVDATSNQVLASGNADERAEPASLTKLMTAYLVFEALQTKKITMDQTIEPSDAVRRVKTDESRMFIEANKPVTVHDLVYGMIIQSGNDAAIALAELVGGSEAQFVNMMNAEAQKLGMTHTHFADVNGMPDPQHYTTAGDLAILSARLIRDFPDYYNIFSVKEFTYNKIKQPNRNRLLWIDPTVDGLKTGHTQAAGYCLIASAKRSLPGTTDGSRRLVAVMMGETKEHDRVQDALKMLNYGYTAYDTVRLYKANQVVGTPRVYKGAQDTVQIGVKGDQYITVPKGMGDKVKPQIEQIDPLIAPIANGQQVGTAKLVADGKVLAQFPIVALQAVPQAGVVGRVWDSLMLMFNKKK; encoded by the coding sequence ATGTATTTTTTCGCACGAACCGACCCTATGCGTTTCTCCACCTCCGGCCGCACGTCATTCCCGTCAGTTTCTTCTTTCGTTCCCCCTACGCTTACCCGTGCCGTGACCCTCGGCATCGTGCTGCCGGCCACGCTCGTTGCCAGCACGGCGTTCGCGCAGGTGCCGCCGCCCGCGGTGAACGCGCGCTCGTGGGTGCTCGTCGATGCCACCAGCAATCAGGTGCTCGCATCGGGCAATGCCGACGAACGCGCCGAGCCGGCCTCGCTGACCAAGCTGATGACCGCGTACCTCGTCTTCGAAGCACTGCAGACGAAGAAGATCACGATGGACCAGACGATTGAGCCGAGCGACGCGGTGCGCCGCGTGAAAACCGACGAATCGCGCATGTTCATCGAAGCGAACAAGCCGGTGACCGTGCACGATCTGGTGTACGGCATGATCATCCAGTCGGGTAACGACGCGGCGATCGCGCTGGCCGAACTGGTGGGCGGCAGCGAAGCGCAGTTCGTCAACATGATGAACGCCGAAGCGCAGAAACTCGGCATGACGCACACGCATTTCGCTGACGTGAACGGTATGCCCGACCCGCAGCACTACACCACGGCGGGCGACCTCGCGATTCTGTCGGCGCGTCTGATTCGTGACTTCCCCGACTACTACAACATCTTCTCGGTCAAGGAATTCACGTACAACAAGATCAAGCAGCCGAACCGCAACCGTCTGCTGTGGATCGATCCGACGGTGGACGGCCTGAAGACCGGTCACACGCAGGCCGCCGGCTACTGCCTGATCGCCAGCGCGAAGCGTTCGCTGCCGGGCACGACCGACGGCTCGCGCCGTCTCGTCGCGGTGATGATGGGCGAGACCAAGGAACACGACCGCGTGCAGGACGCCCTGAAGATGCTGAACTACGGCTACACCGCGTATGACACGGTGCGGCTGTACAAGGCGAACCAGGTGGTCGGCACGCCGCGCGTCTACAAGGGTGCGCAGGACACCGTGCAGATCGGTGTGAAGGGCGATCAGTACATCACCGTGCCGAAGGGCATGGGCGACAAGGTGAAGCCGCAGATCGAGCAGATCGATCCGCTGATCGCACCGATCGCGAACGGTCAGCAGGTCGGCACGGCGAAGCTCGTGGCCGACGGCAAGGTGCTGGCGCAATTCCCGATCGTCGCATTGCAAGCCGTGCCGCAAGCCGGTGTGGTTGGCCGCGTGTGGGATTCGCTGATGCTGATGTTCAACAAGAAGAAGTAA
- a CDS encoding (2Fe-2S) ferredoxin — MDSFYKHHVFFCLNQRDPGAERPSCANCNAQAMQEHAKKRVKQLGLAGPGQVRINKAGCLDRCELGPTLVVYPEGVWYTYVDESDIDEIVDSHLVNGKIVERLKIDQ, encoded by the coding sequence ATGGACTCCTTCTACAAGCACCACGTCTTCTTCTGCCTCAATCAGCGCGATCCCGGCGCCGAACGCCCGAGTTGCGCGAATTGCAACGCGCAGGCGATGCAGGAGCACGCGAAAAAGCGCGTGAAGCAGCTCGGCCTCGCCGGTCCCGGCCAGGTGCGGATCAACAAAGCCGGCTGCCTCGATCGCTGCGAACTCGGCCCGACGCTCGTCGTGTATCCGGAAGGGGTCTGGTACACGTACGTCGACGAGAGCGATATCGATGAAATCGTCGATTCGCACCTCGTGAACGGCAAGATCGTCGAACGTCTGAAAATCGATCAATAA
- a CDS encoding VanZ like family protein, which translates to MSVKPWQRRPSALARQALGLYTALIVYGSWYPFSGWRSLGLAPFAYLSDPMPQYLTAFDVVTNVLGYMPLGALVVLALYPRWRGTLAVALAFVLGGLLSGVMEAVQTYLPTRVASNLDLAANALGALLGAAIISPATGALLDRGLLRRLRLVWFERDTAALACLVALWPFATMYPAPRLFGLGNWPRALWLGFDSTTQDALLAWTPPAWHVGAWPALVAAWLPDDAWETVITTLNLFAALALASLPVRRHAPLVRLLIAFIVTTLCVKAGATFLQSQSGLAFDWATPGALAGLVCGTVAALLALRLRRRSRAALAACALSVALVFVNLLPVNPYFDAVLADWRQGRYLHFNGLAHWIAWIWPYAALVWLAYVVEQVWLRRRVKHA; encoded by the coding sequence ATGAGCGTTAAACCCTGGCAGCGCCGTCCTTCGGCGCTTGCCCGGCAGGCACTGGGGCTGTACACGGCGCTGATCGTCTACGGCTCGTGGTATCCGTTTTCCGGCTGGCGTTCGCTCGGCCTCGCGCCGTTTGCCTATCTGTCCGATCCCATGCCGCAGTACCTGACGGCGTTCGACGTCGTCACGAACGTGCTCGGCTATATGCCATTGGGCGCGCTGGTGGTGCTCGCGCTGTATCCGCGCTGGCGCGGCACGCTGGCCGTCGCGTTGGCCTTTGTGCTCGGCGGGTTGCTATCAGGGGTGATGGAAGCGGTGCAAACCTATCTGCCGACGCGCGTCGCCTCCAATCTCGATCTGGCCGCCAATGCGCTCGGCGCGCTGCTTGGCGCGGCGATCATATCGCCGGCCACCGGCGCGTTGCTCGATCGCGGCTTACTGCGGCGGTTGCGGCTCGTGTGGTTCGAGCGCGACACGGCGGCGCTCGCGTGTCTTGTCGCCTTGTGGCCGTTCGCGACCATGTACCCGGCGCCACGCCTCTTCGGTTTGGGTAACTGGCCGCGCGCGCTATGGCTCGGTTTCGATTCGACGACGCAGGATGCCCTGCTCGCATGGACGCCGCCGGCCTGGCACGTCGGCGCGTGGCCGGCGCTGGTTGCCGCCTGGCTACCGGACGACGCTTGGGAAACCGTCATCACCACGCTCAACCTGTTCGCCGCACTCGCGCTGGCCTCGCTGCCGGTGCGCCGTCATGCGCCGCTTGTGCGCCTGCTGATCGCGTTTATCGTTACAACCTTGTGCGTCAAGGCGGGCGCCACCTTTTTGCAATCGCAATCCGGTCTTGCGTTCGACTGGGCGACGCCTGGCGCGCTGGCGGGGCTTGTGTGCGGTACCGTCGCGGCACTGCTGGCGCTGCGGCTGCGGCGCAGGTCGCGTGCGGCGCTTGCGGCCTGCGCGCTCTCGGTCGCGCTGGTGTTCGTCAATCTGCTGCCGGTGAATCCGTATTTCGATGCCGTGCTGGCCGACTGGCGCCAAGGCCGGTATCTGCACTTCAACGGTCTCGCGCACTGGATCGCGTGGATCTGGCCGTATGCGGCGCTGGTGTGGCTTGCCTATGTCGTCGAACAGGTGTGGCTCAGGCGGCGCGTGAAGCACGCATGA
- a CDS encoding cholesterol transport system auxiliary component, whose protein sequence is MSRSIHRLLSSSAALAMLLAFGVLAAGCAGNPAALADIRYDFGPPNPAASAGTLPAVKVLEVSAPDNLESDKLIYRLSYADAQQTASYANSHWTMAPSQLLTQRLRGALSSRGTVLTGADGVRAPVLKVDLSEFEQIFDSQSESHAAVTARATLTQSGKVISQRTFIARAPSSSADAAGGAQALAAASDDLVAQISAWLGVQALVAAQ, encoded by the coding sequence ATGTCACGCTCGATTCACCGATTGCTGTCCTCGAGCGCCGCGCTTGCGATGCTGCTCGCGTTCGGCGTGCTGGCTGCAGGCTGCGCGGGTAACCCCGCGGCGCTCGCGGACATCCGCTACGACTTTGGGCCGCCCAATCCCGCGGCCTCGGCCGGCACGCTGCCGGCGGTGAAGGTGCTCGAAGTCAGCGCGCCCGACAACCTCGAATCGGACAAGCTGATATACCGGCTCAGCTACGCTGACGCGCAGCAGACGGCGTCGTACGCGAATAGTCACTGGACCATGGCGCCGTCGCAATTGCTGACCCAGCGTCTGCGCGGTGCGCTCAGTTCGCGTGGCACCGTGCTGACGGGGGCCGACGGCGTGCGCGCCCCGGTCCTCAAGGTCGATCTGAGCGAGTTCGAACAGATCTTCGATAGCCAGTCGGAAAGCCACGCGGCAGTCACCGCGCGCGCCACGCTGACGCAAAGCGGTAAGGTGATCAGCCAGCGCACCTTCATCGCACGCGCGCCGTCCAGTTCCGCGGACGCCGCCGGCGGCGCGCAGGCGCTCGCTGCGGCCAGCGACGACCTCGTCGCGCAGATCAGCGCATGGCTCGGCGTGCAGGCGCTGGTCGCCGCGCAATGA
- a CDS encoding phospholipid/cholesterol/gamma-HCH transport system substrate-binding protein, producing the protein MENKSHAFWAGLFTVALLAAIAVAAFLFNVDRSVRVPYDLIARTNVTGLYTDAAVRYRGLDVGKVQSIKFDRDHPGQILIRILVDTHAPITHSTFGSLGFQGVTGIAFIQLDDNGRDPTPLASSVKDVAQLPMRPGLLDQLQQRGDILLRKLEKVTDDVDNLLSPEMVSQLHGTAASIQKAADGVATLTQQMAPAAGKLPATINALDRTLASTNELITSLNRPDGPFETNLNKVGTAAQQAGDALVSMDSSIQELSSRVGYDTLPRVNSLAEDVRSAARSVDRAADTFSTNPRSVLFGAPSAAPGPGEAGFAWPAARAAAHAAQ; encoded by the coding sequence ATGGAAAATAAATCACATGCCTTCTGGGCAGGGCTCTTCACGGTGGCCTTGCTGGCTGCCATCGCAGTGGCGGCTTTTTTGTTCAACGTCGACCGTTCGGTGCGGGTGCCGTACGATCTGATTGCGCGCACCAACGTCACGGGGCTGTATACCGACGCGGCGGTGCGCTATCGCGGGCTCGACGTCGGCAAGGTGCAGTCGATCAAATTCGATCGGGATCATCCGGGACAGATTTTGATCCGCATCCTCGTCGACACGCACGCGCCGATTACGCACTCCACGTTCGGCAGCCTCGGGTTCCAGGGCGTGACGGGTATCGCCTTCATCCAACTGGATGACAATGGGCGCGATCCGACGCCGCTCGCGTCGTCGGTGAAAGATGTGGCGCAATTGCCAATGCGTCCGGGCTTGCTCGATCAGTTGCAGCAGCGCGGCGACATCTTGCTGCGCAAACTCGAAAAAGTCACCGACGACGTCGACAATCTGTTGTCACCGGAAATGGTCAGCCAGTTGCACGGCACGGCGGCGAGCATTCAGAAAGCCGCCGACGGCGTCGCCACGCTAACCCAGCAGATGGCGCCGGCAGCCGGCAAGCTGCCCGCCACGATTAACGCGCTGGATCGCACGCTGGCATCGACCAATGAGCTGATCACCAGTCTGAACCGCCCGGACGGGCCGTTCGAGACCAACCTGAACAAGGTCGGGACGGCGGCGCAGCAAGCGGGTGACGCGCTGGTGTCGATGGATAGCTCGATCCAGGAGTTGTCGTCGCGCGTCGGTTACGACACGCTGCCACGTGTCAATTCGCTTGCTGAAGACGTGCGCTCCGCGGCCCGTTCGGTGGACCGCGCTGCCGACACGTTCAGCACCAATCCGCGCAGCGTGCTGTTCGGTGCGCCGAGTGCGGCGCCAGGCCCCGGCGAAGCCGGCTTCGCGTGGCCCGCCGCTCGCGCCGCTGCGCACGCCGCCCAATGA
- a CDS encoding phospholipid/cholesterol/gamma-HCH transport system ATP-binding protein → MIAPLTQAVRGQPMPEIAEPVIEVIDITKRYGRNIVHQHLNFDVRRGEIVSIVGGSGSGKTTLVRQILGLERPSSGTIKLFGEDISTISPETALLMRSRSGMLFQRGALFSSLSVFDNVAQPLRELGKVPEDLLRDIVMLKLEMVGLPCKHASKMPSALSGGMIKRVGIARAIALEPELLFLDEPTAGLDPQASDEFVELISALHRALGLTVVMVTHDLDTMIALSTRVAVLADRKVLVAAPVEEAAGVDHPFIREYFLGLRGRRALQALPPERRAKLPRAALESASSELPL, encoded by the coding sequence ATGATCGCGCCACTCACCCAGGCCGTACGCGGCCAACCGATGCCCGAGATTGCGGAGCCGGTGATCGAGGTGATCGACATCACCAAGCGCTACGGCCGCAATATCGTGCATCAGCATCTGAACTTCGACGTGCGGCGCGGCGAGATTGTCTCGATCGTCGGCGGATCGGGCTCGGGCAAGACCACGCTGGTGCGGCAGATTCTCGGGCTGGAGCGGCCGTCGTCGGGAACCATCAAGCTGTTTGGCGAGGACATTTCCACCATTTCGCCTGAAACCGCGCTGCTCATGCGCAGCCGCTCCGGAATGCTGTTTCAGCGCGGCGCGCTGTTCTCGTCGCTCTCGGTGTTCGACAACGTCGCGCAACCGTTGCGCGAACTCGGCAAGGTGCCGGAGGACCTGCTGCGCGACATCGTGATGCTCAAGCTCGAGATGGTCGGCTTGCCGTGCAAGCATGCGTCGAAGATGCCGTCGGCGCTCTCGGGCGGGATGATCAAGCGCGTGGGCATTGCGCGCGCGATCGCGCTCGAGCCCGAACTGCTGTTTCTCGATGAACCGACCGCCGGTTTGGATCCGCAGGCGTCCGACGAATTCGTTGAACTGATTTCCGCGCTGCATCGCGCGCTCGGTCTGACCGTGGTGATGGTCACGCACGATCTCGACACGATGATCGCGCTGTCCACCCGTGTCGCCGTGCTGGCGGATCGCAAGGTGCTGGTCGCCGCGCCGGTCGAAGAGGCGGCAGGCGTCGATCATCCTTTTATCCGCGAATATTTCCTCGGCCTGCGCGGGCGTCGCGCGCTGCAGGCGCTGCCGCCGGAGCGCCGCGCGAAACTGCCGCGCGCGGCACTCGAGTCGGCGTCGTCCGAATTGCCGCTGTGA